A genomic stretch from Hemitrygon akajei chromosome 10, sHemAka1.3, whole genome shotgun sequence includes:
- the LOC140734186 gene encoding protein EOLA1, whose amino-acid sequence MRVSCLSFRQPYAGLILNNVKTVETRWRPLLAELQGCTLAIHVAYKDWEGSEWEDILTHTVGMSQHQIQDLLQDGEKFGRGAIVGLVDVGDTWQCPSGSDPEEMKELEKRAILHELELKYLTTLSNPRWLREPIPARGHKDVWMVDIPDELIP is encoded by the exons ATGAGAGTGAGTTGCCTCTCCTTCCGCCAACCATATGCGGGTCTGATACTGAACAATGTAAAGACAGTGGAGACCCGTTGGCGACCTCTGCTGGCTGAGCTACAGGGCTGCACCCTGGCTATTCATGTGGCATACAAGGATTGGGAAGGCTCGGAATGGGAAGACATCCTTACTCACACAGTGGGAATGAGCCAGCACCAGATACAAGACCTGCTGCAGGACGGAGAGAAGTTTGGCAGAGGGGCGATTGTAG GGTTAGTGGACGTCGGAGACACCTGGCAATGCCCGAGTGGTTCAGACCCTGAGGAGATGAAGGAGTTGGAAAAAAGAGCTATTCTGCATGAGCTGGAGCTGAAATATCTCACCACTTTGTCCAATCCGCGGTGGCTTCGTGAGCCAATCCCAGCCAGGGGACACAAAGATGTGTGGATGGTTGATATCCCCGATGAGCTGATCCCATGA